The genomic interval TGGGTTAGATGCAGAGGGAATAAAAAACACATTAATTGAATTACTTTAAAGGAGAAAATTATGGCAGAAAAAAAAGAGAAAAAAGAAAGACTTGACGTACTTCTTGTTGAACAAGGTATTGCTGAGTCAAGAGAAAAAGCTAAGAGATATATAATGGCAGGTATGGTATTCATAGGAGAAAAGAGAGTTGATAAGGCTGGAGAAAAGGTTCCTGTAAGCTCAAATATCATATTTAGAGGAGAAAAACTACCTTTTGTTAGTAGAGGTGGATTTAAACTTGATAAGGCAGTTAAATCCTTTGGAATAGACCTTAAAGGAAAGAGATGCTTAGATATTGGAGCATCAACTGGTGGATTTACTGACTGTATGCTTCAAAATGATGCTTCAAAAGTATTTTCAATTGATGTTGGTTATGGACAATTTGCTTGGAAACTTAGAGTAGATCCAAGAGTTGTTTGTATGGAAAGAACTAACGTAAGATATGTAACCCCAGAGCAAATAGGAGAATTATGTGATTTTGCATCAATAGATGTATCTTTTATATCACTAACAACAGTTTTGCCAGCTGTACTTAATCTTTTAAATGATAAGGGAGAAGTTATGGCACTTATTAAGCCTCAATTTGAAGCT from Clostridium perfringens carries:
- a CDS encoding TlyA family RNA methyltransferase, which encodes MAEKKEKKERLDVLLVEQGIAESREKAKRYIMAGMVFIGEKRVDKAGEKVPVSSNIIFRGEKLPFVSRGGFKLDKAVKSFGIDLKGKRCLDIGASTGGFTDCMLQNDASKVFSIDVGYGQFAWKLRVDPRVVCMERTNVRYVTPEQIGELCDFASIDVSFISLTTVLPAVLNLLNDKGEVMALIKPQFEAGREKVGKKGVVREASTHKEVIKKIVDFALSHKLNILGLDFSPIKGPEGNIEYLIYLKKDNNTEEFDYNIIDEVVDKSHSDL